The Manihot esculenta cultivar AM560-2 chromosome 1, M.esculenta_v8, whole genome shotgun sequence genome has a window encoding:
- the LOC110613574 gene encoding uncharacterized protein LOC110613574 — MTSLHSLSNSLFFYFYFVTFSAGQEHQSAEPGQKMLRHLSRMYFNLSLVAASSKAQPFPSFPHSSLLAHTHSHTHTCRLIPMEPQGTIVFSTVGRTNYGFDVFSIKLPSHLHDSKFSNSDQHRLTDGTSINFNAQFIHADDQAIVFVSERNGYAGIYLSRPGIPKLEQLPSVTESPFHDRPIIKHNRLYFVSAHEQPDQPFRSWSALYSVDLNHQKKNVTRLTPHGVVDYSPAISPSGKFVAVASYGFRPWGGEFHHLNTDIVVFRESDPNKRVVVCESGGWPTWSDDSTIYFHRQADDGWWSIFQVNFPEEVNFSGFPNAALRVTPPGVHCFTPAAFHDGKRIAVATRRRNKNYRHIEIFDLASRTFSPVTESLNPGFHHYNPFVSPNSSLLGYHRFRGESSPGDSTIPNLEPIMSPIKDIRMLRIDGSFPSFSPAGDFIAFNPNFDVNGGLKIIKADGSKRWILLKNRVAFYNSWSPTENAIFTSLGPIFESVEKTVQIARVTFDPSYLNSDREEIPWDVKILTGEDTGNNAFPSCSPDGKSLVFRSGRSGHKNLYIIDAVNGEFNGGIRRLTEGPWIDTMPSWSPRGDLIAFSSNRHNPENTSAFSIYVIKPDGSDLKRIHVAGSAGSSEVDRERINHVCFSKDGEWLLFTANLGGVTAEPVSWPNQYQPYGDLYLIRLDGTGLRRLTCNGYENGTPAWHCGNRLDLGHLRLDENVVGDKLTGKFDEPLWLTCEI; from the coding sequence ATGACCAGTCTCCACTCCTTATCcaattctctctttttttatttttattttgtcacTTTTTCAGCAGGGCAAGAACACCAGTCCGCTGAACCAGGACAGAAAATGCTGCGTCACCTCTCACGCATGTATTTCAACCTCTCTCTTGTCGCAGCTTCTTCAAAAGCCCAACCATTCCCTTCATTCCCACACTCCTCTCTTCTTGCCCATACTCACTCTCACACCCACACTTGCAGACTCATCCCAATGGAACCCCAAGGTACCATCGTCTTCTCCACCGTTGGCCGCACTAATTATGGCTTTGACGTTTTCTCAATCAAACTCCCTTCCCATTTACACGACTCCAAATTCTCTAATTCCGACCAACACCGCCTTACTGACGGCACTTCCATCAATTTTAATGCTCAATTCATCCACGCAGACGATCAAGCCATTGTCTTCGTCTCCGAAAGAAATGGTTACGCCGGAATTTACCTGTCCCGACCTGGAATTCCCAAATTGGAGCAGCTTCCATCTGTTACGGAGAGCCCTTTCCATGACCGACCAATCATCAAGCATAACCGCCTCTACTTCGTGTCAGCTCATGAACAGCCTGATCAACCTTTTAGAAGTTGGAGTGCTCTTTACTCCGTCGATCTTAATCATCAAAAGAAGAACGTTACTCGTTTGACTCCTCATGGAGTTGTTGATTACAGTCCCGCTATTTCTCCTAGTGGGAAATTCGTGGCTGTTGCATCTTATGGGTTTCGTCCTTGGGGCGGTGAATTTCATCACCTTAATACGGATATAGTTGTTTTCAGAGAAAGTGATCCGAATAAACGAGTCGTGGTTTGTGAAAGTGGTGGATGGCCCACCTGGTCAGATGACTCGACGATTTATTTCCACCGCCAAGCTGATGATGGATGGTGGAGCATTTTCCAGGTAAATTTCCCTGAAGAGGTGAACTTCTCCGGCTTTCCCAACGCTGCTCTGCGGGTTACTCCGCCAGGGGTACACTGCTTTACTCCTGCGGCCTTCCACGATGGTAAAAGAATTGCCGTAGCGACTCGGCGGCGCAACAAGAATTATAGGCATATCGAGATATTTGATCTTGCATCAAGGACCTTTTCTCCGGTGACAGAATCACTGAATCCGGGTTTCCATCACTACAACCCCTTTGTTTCTCCAAACTCCTCTCTTCTCGGGTATCATCGGTTTAGAGGCGAATCATCCCCCGGCGACTCAACTATCCCAAATCTCGAACCGATTATGTCTCCAATCAAAGATATAAGGATGTTGAGAATCGACGGATCATTTCCGTCATTTTCCCCGGCCGGTGATTTCATAGCCTTTAATCCCAACTTTGATGTGAATGGGggtttaaaaatcattaaagcgGATGGTTCAAAGCGATGGATCTTACTCAAGAACCGTGTAGCCTTCTATAACTCGTGGAGTCCAACTGAGAACGCCATCTTCACATCTCTGGGCCCAATCTTCGAGTCAGTGGAAAAAACGGTGCAGATTGCACGTGTGACATTTGACCCTTCGTATCTAAACAGTGATCGCGAAGAAATCCCATGGGACGTTAAAATCCTGACGGGAGAGGACACAGGCAATAACGCCTTCCCGTCATGCTCGCCAGATGGCAAGTCCCTTGTGTTCCGATCTGGCCGATCTGGCCACAAAAACCTGTATATAATTGACGCTGTTAACGGAGAGTTCAACGGTGGCATACGACGATTAACGGAGGGACCTTGGATTGATACTATGCCTAGCTGGTCACCTAGGGGAGACCTCAttgcattttcttcaaatagaCACAATCCGGAAAATACCAGTGCGTTTAGCATCTACGTCATAAAACCAGACGGCTCCGATCTGAAGAGGATCCACGTGGCAGGATCAGCTGGGTCAAGTGAGGTGGACAGGGAAAGGATAAACCACGTGTGTTTCAGCAAGGATGGAGAATGGCTATTGTTCACGGCTAATCTCGGTGGCGTTACGGCTGAGCCAGTGTCGTGGCCCAATCAATATCAGCCATATGGAGATCTGTATTTGATCAGGTTGGATGGGACGGGACTGAGGAGGCTGACATGTAATGGATACGAGAATGGGACGCCAGCCTGGCACTGTGGGAACAGGTTGGACTTGGGGCACTTGCGCTTGGACGAGAATGTTGTTGGGGATAAGCTGACGGGGAAGTTCGATGAACCACTGTGGCTGACCTGTGAAATCTAA
- the LOC110618762 gene encoding autophagy-related protein 8i, whose protein sequence is MSSCFICSSLSIPLSVDLHFVHTIILRLIMGKTKSFKDEFTFEERLEESRDIIAKYANRVPVIVERYCKTDLPELEKKKYLVPRDMSVGQFVHVLSSRLHLTPGKALFVFVRNTLPQTATLMDCVYESFKDKDGFLYMCYSSEKTFGHSNALYL, encoded by the exons ATGTCATCGTGCTTTATCTGTTCCTCTCTGTCTATCCCTCTCtctgttgatctccactttgtgCATACTATCATCCTGCGATTGATAATGGGGAAGACGAAGTCATTCAAGGACGAATTCACTTTCG AGGAAAGACTCGAAGAATCCCGCGATATTATTGCCAAATACGCAAACCGAGTTCCT GTAATTGTTGAGAGGTACTGCAAAACTGATCTTCCTGAAttggaaaagaaaaa ATATCTGGTTCCTCGAGACATGTCTGTAGGTCAATTCGTTCATGTGCTAAGTAGCAGACTTCATTTGACACCCGGGAAAGCCCTTTTTGTGTTTGTCAGGAATACCTTGCCGCAGACAG CTACTCTAATGGACTGTGTCTATGAGTCCTTCAAGGACAAGGATGGGTTTCTGTACATGTGTTACAGCAGTGAGAAGACCTTCGGTCATTCTAATGCTTTATATCTGTAA